A genomic window from Bdellovibrio sp. SKB1291214 includes:
- a CDS encoding flagellin: protein MGMRVTTNMAAINAQRNLVGSQRTIQDSMAKLASGSRINKAADDAAGLAISESFKAQIRSASQAQRNANDGISMVQTAEGGLNEIGNIIVRLRELGIQASSDTIGDKERGMLNKEVVQLKDEMQRIANVTTWGTTKLLDGSSPSFDFQVGIHNNAEEDRISFKAAENVATLDSLGLSGLDFSSKEGAQEALNKLDDAQTSVNGTRANLGALQNRLTSTVDNLGVTVENMSAANSRIRDTDVAQASSEMTRNNILLQAGTSTLAQANQTNQLALKLIG, encoded by the coding sequence ATGGGAATGAGAGTAACAACAAACATGGCTGCTATTAACGCTCAAAGAAACTTGGTTGGTTCACAAAGAACTATTCAAGACTCAATGGCGAAACTAGCTTCTGGTTCACGTATCAATAAAGCTGCTGATGACGCTGCAGGTTTGGCGATTTCTGAAAGCTTCAAAGCTCAGATCCGCTCTGCTTCACAAGCACAACGCAATGCGAACGATGGTATCTCTATGGTTCAAACTGCTGAGGGCGGCTTGAACGAAATCGGTAACATCATCGTACGTCTACGTGAGCTAGGTATCCAAGCTTCTTCTGACACTATCGGTGACAAAGAGCGCGGCATGTTGAATAAAGAGGTTGTTCAACTTAAAGACGAAATGCAACGTATCGCTAACGTTACAACTTGGGGTACTACTAAATTGTTGGATGGTTCTTCACCAAGCTTCGATTTCCAAGTAGGTATTCACAATAATGCTGAAGAAGATCGTATCTCCTTCAAAGCAGCTGAAAACGTAGCAACTTTGGATTCATTGGGTCTTTCTGGTCTTGATTTCTCTTCTAAAGAAGGTGCTCAAGAAGCTCTTAACAAGCTTGATGATGCTCAAACTTCAGTGAACGGTACTCGCGCTAACTTGGGTGCTCTTCAAAATCGTTTGACTTCAACAGTAGACAACTTGGGTGTTACAGTTGAGAACATGTCTGCAGCTAACTCACGTATCCGTGATACTGACGTAGCTCAAGCATCTTCAGAGATGACTCGTAACAACATCTTGTTGCAAGCTGGTACTTCAACTTTGGCTCAAGCGAACCAAACTAACCAATTGGCTTTGAAACTAATCGGTTAA